Part of the Thermococcus sp. 18S1 genome, AGCCAAAATAGTCGTTGACCGTTATCAGTATCGGCTTTCCTCTGAGCAACTCCCTCGCATCGGCGGGGGACAGTATCGCAACGCCCCCATCGTACTGGCTCGCCGGCAGTATCTGGGCGTTCGGGAAGTAGTGCTTGGCCAAATCCTCGTAGCCCTCGCTGACGTAAACCCTGGAAGCGTCGGCAAGGCTACTCCACTGGGCCAGAACCTGTCCTTTCTCGTAGCTCCCGAAGTCTATTCCACCGGAAGGCGAGGTAGATGTGGTTGAAGTCTCCGTTGGGGTGCTCTGGCTTATGCATCCAGACGCCAGCACGATGAAAACCAGGAGAATTCCAAAAACGGCTTTCCTCATTGCGTTCACCTTCCGAAAAATTGGCGCGGAAGCTTAAAGCACTTTTGATTGGCATCACGAACTCGGCAGATTTAAATAGCCCGAGGCCGAAAGTATTTCGGTGGTACCATGTTCGTCGGACACTACACCGAGGTCCCCGAGAAGGACACCGGTTTTGAGGGAGTGACGATAAGGTGGCTCGTTTCTCCAAAGCTTGGGGCGAAGAACTACGCGATGCGCTACTTCGTCCTCAAGAAGGGCGCGGAGATACCGCTCCACGACCACGACTGGGAGCACGAGATATTCATCGTGAAGGGAGAGGGAATCATAACGAACGGAAAGGAAGAGTTCCACGTCAGGGAGGGCGACTTCCTCTACGTCCCACCCAACGAGTCCCACGGCTACAAGGCAACCGGAGAAACGCTGGAATTCCTATGCATAATCCCTGCCAAGAGGGAGGCCATTCCTGAGGACGAGTGGGCTTAATGGCGCCGGTAGTAATGAACCTTTATTTTCTTCCTTCTCAGAGCGACGAGGTCTGCCTTTCTGGATTTTGAACGCAGGGGTTCCTCCTCGAGCAGGAGCCAGGCCAGGTCGTACGCGAGGGAGGCGATAACTATCAGAAAGAGACCCAGAACTATCAGAGGTGTGTAGTACCAGATAACGCCTATCATTGGGATAACAAGAACTACTCGACCGATTACCTGCTTCGGATACACCTTCCAGGGATCAGTGTAATTCCTATTGTCTCCCTTGGTTATGTAGTAATAGCCACTAGTTGGGTCTAACTTTATTCCAACGATCCGGTGGGCTATTTGATAAGTGGAATTGCCAATCTCAATGCGATAGAGAATGACATCGCCTATCTGGATGTCTTTTGAAGAGACGGGCTTCGTTATGACGAGATCATTAGGGTTTATATCCGGCTTCATTGAGTCGGTCAAAATAACCACATACTGAAAGCCAAAGACAAAATGGAGAACCACTATTACGACCACGAAAGCGAAGAGAAGATACGAGATGATTGAGAGAACATCGAGATGACGCTTTCTCATCAGCACCACCTAACTAAAGTTACACTC contains:
- a CDS encoding signal peptidase I — encoded protein: MRKRHLDVLSIISYLLFAFVVVIVVLHFVFGFQYVVILTDSMKPDINPNDLVITKPVSSKDIQIGDVILYRIEIGNSTYQIAHRIVGIKLDPTSGYYYITKGDNRNYTDPWKVYPKQVIGRVVLVIPMIGVIWYYTPLIVLGLFLIVIASLAYDLAWLLLEEEPLRSKSRKADLVALRRKKIKVHYYRRH
- a CDS encoding cupin domain-containing protein, which produces MFVGHYTEVPEKDTGFEGVTIRWLVSPKLGAKNYAMRYFVLKKGAEIPLHDHDWEHEIFIVKGEGIITNGKEEFHVREGDFLYVPPNESHGYKATGETLEFLCIIPAKREAIPEDEWA